The following proteins are co-located in the Gemmatimonadaceae bacterium genome:
- a CDS encoding chloride channel protein encodes MDRSRPLHFREALLSRLGTPWARVVTLFARADWDEGALLMGFALLIGVGAGLGVVGFYHLIDAAYDLFITMVGTRLHITTHVAYRPALTALGLWAAWALVRRIPDGQNVADVQLAVAKRGGVLGWRDILVRTLASAVTLGSGGSAGSEGPTAVLGAGIGSIIGQGLRFEQRRLKILVGCGAGAGIAAAFNAPFAGAFFALEEVLGSFSIGAFSPVVIASVAGALTVRPFLGSHPAFHIPAYGTIRPAAIFVFYPLLGIVCGLWSAFYTRTFFATATAFSRARGPRWLRPVVGGLIVGLIVYASGGLLVGNGHLAIPTPIFGGIAWYFLLGIALAKSVATAVTLGSGGSGGVFTPTLFIGAALGGAMGRIGYLSFPNFGLHPQAWALVGMAGLVAGANRAPITAIFMVFEMTNDYQLVPPLMLVSVIAFAVARKAAPYGLYDGWLERRGEHLAHGADRALMDRIRTAEALDTHPIVVRPSDTLADVIAAAGRTRYPTLPVVDVDDVLLGVITYDGLRQAMLDRGVLAGVVLAADLAAPTEVVLPSDSLAVALRKMNARAIEVIPVVMSESHPRIVGILSRADVLAAYERQLMHEV; translated from the coding sequence ATGGATCGCAGCCGTCCGCTCCACTTCCGTGAGGCGCTGCTCTCGCGTTTGGGCACGCCGTGGGCACGGGTGGTGACGCTGTTCGCGCGCGCCGATTGGGACGAGGGCGCCTTGCTGATGGGCTTCGCGCTGCTCATCGGCGTCGGCGCGGGGTTAGGCGTCGTCGGCTTCTACCATTTGATCGATGCCGCGTACGATCTCTTCATCACCATGGTCGGGACGCGGTTGCACATCACGACGCACGTGGCGTATCGGCCGGCGCTCACGGCGCTGGGGCTGTGGGCGGCGTGGGCGCTCGTACGCCGCATTCCGGACGGACAGAACGTCGCCGACGTACAACTGGCCGTCGCGAAACGCGGCGGTGTGCTGGGGTGGCGGGACATCCTGGTCCGCACGCTGGCGTCGGCGGTGACGTTGGGATCGGGCGGCTCGGCCGGAAGCGAAGGCCCGACGGCTGTGTTAGGCGCCGGCATTGGTTCGATCATCGGCCAGGGGCTGCGATTCGAGCAGCGGCGCCTGAAGATTCTCGTCGGCTGCGGCGCCGGCGCCGGGATTGCGGCGGCATTCAACGCGCCATTCGCCGGCGCGTTTTTCGCGCTCGAGGAAGTACTCGGGTCATTCTCCATCGGGGCATTCAGCCCCGTGGTCATCGCGAGCGTCGCCGGCGCGCTCACCGTGCGGCCGTTCCTCGGCTCGCATCCGGCATTTCACATTCCGGCTTACGGCACGATCCGTCCGGCGGCAATCTTCGTCTTTTATCCGCTGTTGGGCATCGTGTGCGGCCTCTGGTCCGCGTTCTATACGCGGACCTTTTTTGCGACGGCGACGGCATTCTCGAGGGCGCGGGGCCCGCGGTGGTTGCGGCCCGTGGTCGGCGGCCTGATCGTCGGGCTCATCGTCTATGCCTCCGGCGGACTGCTCGTCGGCAACGGACACCTTGCGATTCCGACGCCCATTTTCGGCGGCATCGCGTGGTATTTCCTGTTAGGCATCGCGCTCGCCAAATCGGTGGCCACCGCCGTCACGCTCGGCTCCGGCGGATCGGGCGGCGTCTTCACCCCCACGTTGTTCATCGGCGCAGCGTTGGGCGGCGCCATGGGACGCATCGGCTATCTGAGCTTCCCCAACTTCGGGCTCCATCCGCAGGCGTGGGCGCTCGTGGGGATGGCTGGATTGGTGGCCGGCGCGAACCGCGCGCCCATCACCGCCATCTTCATGGTGTTCGAGATGACGAACGATTACCAGCTCGTGCCGCCGTTGATGCTGGTGTCGGTCATCGCGTTCGCCGTCGCCCGCAAGGCCGCGCCTTACGGACTATATGATGGATGGCTCGAGCGCCGCGGCGAGCATCTCGCACACGGCGCCGACCGCGCGCTGATGGATCGCATTCGCACGGCGGAGGCCCTGGATACGCATCCGATTGTCGTGCGCCCATCGGACACGCTGGCCGACGTGATTGCCGCGGCCGGACGCACGCGGTATCCGACGCTGCCGGTGGTCGACGTCGATGATGTGCTGCTCGGCGTGATCACGTACGATGGACTGCGGCAGGCGATGCTGGATCGCGGCGTGCTGGCCGGCGTCGTGCTCGCGGCCGACCTCGCCGCTCCGACCGAGGTGGTATTGCCATCCGATTCGCTCGCCGTCGCGCTGCGAAAGATGAATGCCCGCGCGATCGAGGTCATTCCGGTCGTGATGAGTGAATCGCATCCGCGGATCGTCGGCATCTTGAGCCGGGCGGATGTGCTCGCCGCGTACGAACGGCAGCTCATGCACGAAGTCTGA
- the rsgA gene encoding ribosome small subunit-dependent GTPase A — MRTARERAGTSVKAVVLRGSGGVWRVRDAAGAEHEVSLRGRVKQRASSKLVVGDEVDLERDARDGTWAIAEILPRRSRLARRAPGGAHGERVVAANVDQMVVVFAAAHPTPNARMLDRFLVIAAANDVPARIVINKRDLAPDDARDVFSPYAAAGYPVHETSVSTGQGLGALRDVLSGRVSALTGPSGVGKSSLLNAMYPGLALRVGEISRSVDKGRHTTVGVTMHPLPDGGYVMDTPGLREVGVWNVAPYELDRCFPEFRRFIAECRFRDCRHHDEPGCAVRAAVEAGGVAIQRYDSFRRLMVELEAAPPNR; from the coding sequence ATGAGGACGGCGCGTGAGCGCGCCGGTACCAGCGTGAAGGCGGTCGTGCTCCGCGGATCGGGGGGCGTCTGGCGGGTGCGCGACGCCGCGGGTGCGGAGCACGAGGTCTCGCTCCGCGGCCGGGTCAAGCAGCGGGCCTCGTCAAAGCTCGTGGTGGGCGACGAGGTCGATCTCGAGCGCGACGCGCGGGACGGCACCTGGGCCATCGCCGAGATTCTGCCGCGCCGCTCGCGGCTGGCGCGGCGCGCACCGGGGGGTGCGCACGGGGAGCGCGTGGTCGCGGCCAACGTGGATCAGATGGTGGTCGTGTTCGCGGCGGCGCATCCGACGCCTAACGCACGGATGCTGGACCGGTTCCTCGTCATCGCTGCGGCCAACGACGTGCCGGCGCGGATCGTGATCAACAAGCGCGACCTCGCTCCGGACGATGCGCGCGATGTCTTCTCGCCGTATGCCGCCGCGGGATACCCGGTGCACGAGACGAGCGTGTCCACCGGGCAGGGCCTCGGAGCGCTCCGCGATGTGTTGAGCGGCCGGGTGTCTGCGCTCACGGGTCCTTCGGGCGTGGGGAAATCGTCGCTGCTCAACGCGATGTATCCGGGACTGGCGCTCCGCGTGGGCGAGATCAGCCGATCGGTGGACAAGGGGAGGCACACGACGGTCGGCGTCACGATGCATCCGCTGCCGGACGGCGGCTACGTCATGGACACGCCCGGGCTGCGCGAAGTGGGCGTATGGAACGTGGCGCCGTACGAGCTGGATCGGTGCTTTCCCGAGTTCCGGCGGTTCATCGCCGAGTGCCGGTTTCGCGACTGCAGGCATCACGACGAGCCGGGGTGCGCGGTCCGCGCCGCGGTGGAGGCGGGCGGCGTCGCCATCCAGCGCTATGACAGCTTTCGCCGATTGATGGTCGAGCTCGAGGCGGCGCCGCCTAACCGATGA